A window of the Serinus canaria isolate serCan28SL12 chromosome 20, serCan2020, whole genome shotgun sequence genome harbors these coding sequences:
- the SDC4 gene encoding syndecan-4, with product MPLPRVPLRAALLLGLLLRAAAAESVRETETMDAGWLDYPASGDLPDDEDIGEFRPHLTSDGLDIDETSGSGDYPDSEDGLYLTTMDTPVISDNQIPGDTGRKIEGEKKNTMVDNEIIPDKAVAVEENLSNKISMASTANSSIFERTEVLTALIAGGAVGLLFAIFLILLLIYRMKKKDEGSYDLGKKPIYKKAPTNEFYA from the exons atgcCGCTGCCCCGCGTCCCCCTGCGCGCCGCGCTGCTGCTCGGCCTCCTCCTGcgagccgccgccgccgagtCG GTGAGGGAAACTGAAACCATGGATGCTGGATGGCTGGACTACCCTGCCTCTGGGGACCTGCCAGATGATGAAGACATTGGTGAATTCAGGCCTCACTTAACCTCTGATGGGTTAGATATAGATGAGACATCTGGGTCAGGAG ACTACCCAGACTCTGAAGATGGCTTGTATCTGACCACCATGGATACCCCTGTG ATATCTGACAACCAAATCCCTGGAGATACTGGGAGAAAGATAGAAggtgagaagaaaaacacaatgGTGGACAATGAAATCATTCCAGACAAAGCTGTAGCTGTGGAAGAGAACCTGTCCAACAAGATCTCCATGGCAAGCACAGCCAACAGCAGCATCTTTGAGCGAACAGAAGTCCTTACAG ctctcatcgcaggaggagcagtgggtCTCCTGTTTGCCATCTTCCTGATCCTGCTCTTGATCTATCGCATGAAGAAAAAGGACGAGGGCAGCTACGACCTGGGCAAGAAACCCATCTACAAGAAAGCCCCCACAAATGAGTTCTATGCCTAA